The Apium graveolens cultivar Ventura chromosome 10, ASM990537v1, whole genome shotgun sequence nucleotide sequence AATCGCGAACCACTCGGTTAACTGTTTGAGTCAGTTCCATTTTATTAGATCATttctaattttatatttataaagtTGTCTGCGCTGTAATATAGGAGACTGATGTGCATTATGATCTCTGCTAGTGTGGCAACTGATGTTCCGAATTTGTGTTTTGTTATTATGGTAGTtctcataatatttatcatgacaTCCTCAATATCTAATAGAAATGTTTGAAAAGAAGGGAGAAATAGGAGGATGTGAAATtcagttgaagaaaaagctttgGTAGGTTCTTATTCCCTAATAATCTCGAATTGTTGCAGGTTAGATAATGGTAAAATTCATCgtccaggtcgcctcgcgtacgcgagacacCGAGACATTCGCacaaatcgcccttcgacccgactcCACCCGAGTCGTGTCATGTCATGGCGAGGCGAGGCGCGCGTGTGTGTGCGCGAGGCCCACACAACACCCATGCATATCTACATGCCTGAGTAGTTGTGCGTTACACTTGCATGTTATACAATATAAAAccaccaacactcttttaccataTCAATGTGATACTCAAGTTTTTACAACTTAATAAACCATAAACCCATTTAAGCTAGCAATTACAACTCCATTTATTTATGGATTGCACTAAcaaaatgtcttagatccaaacatAAAAGTTTGAGTCCTCTTAGAAAGGAACAAACTTCCAACTATAAGTCATTGTTAAAAAAACCCAGCAAGAATTCATGGCCATGAATTTATATTCATGCCCATGAATCTCTGCTGTATCGCAGAAAAAATTCATGGCCATGAATTTATATTCATGCCCATGAATATTGTAACTCAAGTTgattccattttctaacaataaATTAGTAGTTAAAGGATTCTTAAAAGAAGGACGAggcaaataattaaaaataagaactCAGAGTAGACTCTTAACATTTGAAAGAAGTAGTTAGATGCTGTTGGATACAAATATTATTCAAAATCGTTATAATCAGAAGTTAAGAGGCCATATGAGTAGTATGTTGGATTTGCTCTAAACAATAATCAGAAAATTGTTGAAAAAATGACTAAAATAaccgattttttttaaaaaataacaaaaaaacaAGCATTCTGAAAAATGTCCAATTTTAACCGATTTAATACTCCACTCTCACTTGAGTATCactatttatataaaatatactccagtaataattaaatattttatatatgagatactCCACTAACAATTAGGTATAAATTGAATATTACATATATTagatattttatataaaataaatattaaaatgatAATTAAATATCCAATTAACTAAAATTGgtcaaattttcagaaattaatcatttttatataaaaattgaCTAAATTTGTCTTCCCCGTAATTATTAATTATTCTGAGCACGATTTTGATCTCATTTTGATCAACTGAAACAGATATCAAAACATATTTGCACAGAAATGAAGTACTCAGAACTCAGAAGGGCTGTGAGGTTCATTTAACGCACGCGCTCCCTTGCACTCGATATCTCTGTAAATCGATTAGAAGCAACAAGAAGACGAATAAGATGAGGTTTTGTTTGAGTTGCAAATCATCATCAGGTATTTATCTTACGCCCTTTCTTCATTCACATTCTCTTCACATTAACCCTAATCATCCCAAAAAACCCTTTATTGCTTCTTTATCAAACCCTAATGCTCAATTACAGCAATTACTTTACGAGAAATCAAAGGTTGGTTTCGATAAGCTCGATGATGCTCTCTTTGTGTTCGATAAAATGCTCAAAATGAAACCTCTGCTTCCTGCTTTGAATTTTAGTCAGCTCTTAGCTGGCCTTGTTCGAATGAAAGAGTACTCTGTAGGTGTCTCTATGTTTAGAGATATGTGCGTTTTATGCGTTCCCGTTAACATATTTACCTATAATACTGTAATCAACTGTTGCTGTCACCTGAATAGACTTGATTACGCCTTCTCGTTGTTGGGCGGATCCATTAAGCGTGGTTTCGTCCCAGATGTTGTGACCTACAGCACTCTTATCAAGGGCCTTCTATCTCAAGACAGGCCTGTTGAGGCTGAACATTTGTTTAGGAAGCTTATTTTATTCAATGAGGTTCAACCCAATGTAGTAACCTATAGCATTATCATCGACGGTCTATGCAAAACTTCAAATACTTTAATGGCTGTCAAGTTGTTTAGAAATATGGGGAAGAAAGGTTGTATTCCCGATACAGTGACTTATTCCACCCTTATTGATGCTTTATGCAAAGACCGACATGTTGATCAGGCATTGTGTCTTCTTTCTCAAATGAACCACAAAGGCATTTCACCAAATGTTGTAACCTATAGTTCATTAATTCAAGGTCTCTGTAACTTTGGTCGATGGGAAGATGCAATTCGATTGCTAGGAGAGATGAATGCAAGGAATATCTCTCCAGATTTGCATACTTATTGTATATTGATAGATGCATGTTGCAAAGAAGGAAAGGTTAAAGATGCGAAATCTGTGATGGAATTGATGATTCAAAGAGGCAAATGTCCCGATGTAGTCACATACAATTCACTGATGGATGGATATTGCTTGCGTGGAGAAATTGATGAAGCCTTAGAGGTGCTCAAAACCATGAGGGGAAAGGGTATATTGCCCAATTCTTGTACCTACAATattttgataaatggttgttgtAAAAAGATGGAAGTGGACAGAGCAATTAGTCTCCTTAAACAAATGCCCCTTGAAGGTTTGGTACCAACAATTGAAACTTTCAATACTATTTTGCAAGGTTTTTTTTATACCGGTAGAGTTGTTGAAGCACGAAAGTTTCTTCAGGAGAGGATGCTAAACGAAGGTTGTAAACTAGATATTGTAACATTTAGGATCATATTGCATGGTCTTTGCGAGAACCATCTTGTTGGTGAAGCACTCTCTTTCTTTCACACAATGGAATGCGCTGGTGTACATCCAGATATAGTTATTTACACTATTCTGATTGACGGATTGAGCAAAGATGGACGTCTAGAAAAGGCAAGAACCCTTTTTGAAAGCCTTCCTTCGAAAGGCTTAAGACCTGATGTCAAAGCGTATACCGTCATGATCGGAGCATTTTGTCGAGAAGGGTTTCTCGATGAGGCGAATGAACTATTTGCGAAAATGAAAGATAGTATTTGCTTGCCTAATGGTGCTACCTACAACACACTTATTCGCGGCTGTTTTTGCAACATGAAGTACAGTGAGGCAAGTGCACTCATAGATGAGATGCATGCTCGCGGCTTCTCAGAAGATGCATCTACCGTGTCCATGTTACTAGTCTTACTTGAATCAAAAGATCAGGATCCTGCTCTTCTTGCTTTGCGTAAGAAGTACTTGACGTAGTTACCTTGTATAATTCCAAATCAGGCTTTGATAAGCTCGATAATCGCTTCTTTTATTTCGGCTAAAATCTGCAATTGATACCTCTGTTTCCTGATTGAGTGTTCCTGTATGAATTTTGATCAATTGCTAGCAACAACTGCTATACATATAATATTTTGTTGGATGCATATTGCAATAAAAGAGAAAACTAGACATGACTATTTATCTTCATGGAGAAATTGCAAATGTTCAGCATTTTGTTGCATGAATTGTGTCAGCCGGGTAAATAAATAAAGTACACTTCTTTTGAATAAGATGTAAGATTAAGGCAACAATACGATGACATACACTCCCTGTTAGATTGTTTTTGGAAGAAGTATCATAGTGATATGTCACTGTCTTTGTTTCTCTTGATGCATTCTAATGCTTACTCCTTTTATATTCCTTAGTTTCTAATTGCATTGCTTACAATATtgttatatgtatatgtattCAACATTATTCTTCTAATGAAGCTTCTGTACTGATAGACAACATTCTTGTTTGTGGCTTCTTAGGAGATCCTACATAAGGTCCATGTTATCACCCCTTCGATAAGTATGCATACTATTATACTTCCTAAATTGAATACATTTACAATTGTTATTTTAGATGTTTTTAATCTCTTGCTATGCAGCACACGTCGTTGCATTCAAGAGGTAATTGCAGAGTGCAGATTCTGCTCCCCGTTTCGAGGTAACAGAATATGACAATAGCCTTCATTTGTCAAACATGAACCACTCGGTTCACTGTTTGATTCGGTTCCAGATTATTAGATCATTtctatttttaattctaaaaaattgTCTTCTACTATATGCCTTGTAATCCGGGAGACTGGTGTATATTATGACCTCTGCTAATGGAAACTAATGTTCCGAAGTTTTGTTATTATGGTAGTTCTCATAATCTTTATTATGACATCCTCAATATCTAATAGAAATGTTTTAAGAGAAGGGAAAAATAGGCGGACGTGGAATTCAGTTGCAGAAAAAACGCAGACATAGAATGTTATTAACATAATTGGATATATGATGTAGCTACTGATTCGGTGATTCATTTACACGATGAAAGCGTAAACATGGAATTAGAAATCTTTagaaatgtaatttttttaattaaaaattgtTCATGTAGTGATTCTGATGATATAAGAAATAGCCGAGGAAAAGAATGTTATTAACATAATTGAATATATGATGCTCCTTATTCTAATTTGTTGCTTAAATTAATACTTTAATACACTTAGCAGTCAAAAAAAGTTGAATTGGTTTATGACCTTTTAATGCTCGACTAGATGTAATTGGTTTTAGCAGAAATCTTTATAACTATGGCTGTACTGTATGATTTTTAAGTGTATTCGAACTTGAATGTTGTCTTGGTATTGCGGTCAAAATGTGACCTTGAGGCTCTTTTAGGTTAATTGTTACTCGTGTGTAGATCTATTATTTAACGAGTATTAGTTTATGAGTAAGCAAATTGTTACATGTTTATTCAGGTATCTTTCGTTAGCTCCGGTGGCAGTTCGTTAAAGTCTCAATCAAGCATATTTGGTGCTTCTGTTCCTGGGGATTCATTATCCTTACAGTCAAGAGAGCATAAGAATTGTAAACTACTATTCACTATTATAAGTGTCTACTGTAATATATGCTGTTTTGATTTCTATCCCCTGTAATTGTTACAGAAAATCTAGTTCTCGGAGTATCCAACCAATCCAAGTTACAGCCCCTGAACAGCCACCTACCATTCAGAGTAAGAAATGTACGTTGTTACCTAATGCATGGCAAAAAATTTGAGGATTTAGAACTTCTAAGTCTGCTCAATTTTTACAGAACTGGGAGGAAGACAAGATTCGGAATCAATAGTAAGTTAAGTTATGTATTGTGTTGTGTTTTATTTTAGTTTCTCTAATTGATTTATTTCTGATTTAACAAGGCAAATTTAAAATCCCTTGTCTGACATGACATTATTTGTCAGATCGTTTGTCCGAAATGTGGACGTTTTGACCAAGTACTAACTGAAAGACCACATATGAAATGTTCATGGAATTCAAATTGAAAGATTTGAGAAATGAGAAAAAAGGAGAGGGAAAGAGGTTGCCTAATATGCAAAGTCAAATTTTACTTGTTTATTAATAAATTAGGTCATCTGCCTTACCCGTTACCAAAGATTGGGAATAGACAATAGTcgttttgtaattatatatagtTGTCCTGTACCAATGTCCTTGCTAATCAAATGTTTATGTTGCTGAGATACAGACTACATCAGCATTACAACAGCAATAAAATAACACCTCTGGATATATTTGTAAATACACTAGTTAGTATTTATATGTGGTCCTGATAGGAGATTCAGTTAGTTAGTTACAACATATCATTCTCTCTTTCTTGAATTGAGAACACTGTAAATATCTTTTCAGTCATAAATGATTAGCTATGGTGTTCATACCAAATCTGCAGAATCTTATGCTTAATTACATCTgataacatggtatcagagcagtaCGTTTCAGTAATTTCATTCGTTTCTTCGTTTCCGCATCAAGTAAGATCGTTACATACTGTTCTTTGATCTGTTCTTCGTGATTCGTAATCATATCTTCGTAATTGATGTTATGATTTGTTTACATTCTATACAATAGCAGTAATCAGATTGTTAATCATAACGAGTTATGTAATCATTGAAGATTCGTAGCATAATCTGTATAAAATCTGTACGGAATTGCAGATTCATAGCAAAATTCGATCTCAAATTTCGCAATTCGATCTAAAATTTCTCCGAAACATTGTTATCTCTCCAGTCTCATTTCTGAATTTCATTTCTTGATCTAAACTTTACTCTAAATCAGCAATTGTTCTCATTACTTTTTCACAAACCTTGTTCATGGCGACTCAAGTCGAAAATCAGATAGAGTTAACACAAGATCCATCTAGTGTGTATTTTTTGCATCCTTCGGATAATACTGGTATGAAACTGGTTACTACACCTTTTAATGGAACTTCTTATGGAAATTGGAAGCGTTCTATGGTTATTGGATTAACAGCGAAAAATAAGATGTGTTTTGTTGATGGAACTCTTGCTAAGCCTGCAATTACTGATACTAGCTACAAGTTCTGGTCTCGCTGTAATAGCATGATCACAGGTTGGATTATTACAGCTTTGGATCCTCAGATTGCAGCAAGTATATTGTATGTTGATACTGCGAGAGCTATTTGGCTATCTTGAAGAACGTTTTGGTCAAGCATCATCAGCACAATTATATGCTTTAGAGCAGGAAGTCTTTCAGATTTCACAGGATACgttttccatttctgaatattaTACTCAGTTAAAGAGGATTTGGGATGAGATTGATAatctcaaaccattacctgaatGTGAATGTGCTCATTGCAATTGTAACATGACTCAGAAGGTTCTTAAATTGCAGCAGGATCAGAGGCTAATGATTTTTCTCATGAAAATGTCTAATGAATTTGCAAATGTGAGATCACATATTCTGATGATGGAAACACTTCCTACTCTACCACAGGTTTACAGAATGTTGATTCAGGAACAGAGGCATAAGGAGATTTCTAAACTGTCAGTTCAGGAGCCTGTGGCATTTGCTAGTCAGAACAATTTTAGGCAGTTCCCCAATTCTGGTTATCAAGGTTCTCAGAAATTTAACAGAGTCTATTCTGCTGGAAAATTTACCCCTGGAACTGGTTCACCAAGTTTCCAGCAGAGAAAGAACAACTACTTTTGTGACCATTGCAAAATTCCAGGCCATAGCAAAGAAAGGTGCTTCAAATTGAATGGTTATCCACCTGGTTTTAAACCTAATCAGCAGAGGAAATTTGCAGGTTGTGCCACAGTTGATGCAACTGATGAAATTCAGTCTGTCAAGGATTCTTCTGATAGTGGAATTGGATCACAGTCTTCTTCAAATAATATCTCTGTGGAGCAGTACAATCAGTGGATACAGCTTTTGTCTCAAAATAATATTTCTGAACATGACAACAACTCTTACTCTGGAAATGCACTTTTGGCAGGTACTTCTCTTTGTTTATTATCCTCAACTCATACCAATAGTTGGATAATTGACAGCGGTGCGTCTGATCATATCTGTTCTTCTATGAATCTCTTTCACACTGTCAAACA carries:
- the LOC141689831 gene encoding uncharacterized protein LOC141689831 isoform X2, with product MRFCLSCKSSSGIYLTPFLHSHSLHINPNHPKKPFIASLSNPNAQLQQLLYEKSKVGFDKLDDALFVFDKMLKMKPLLPALNFSQLLAGLVRMKEYSVGVSMFRDMCVLCVPVNIFTYNTVINCCCHLNRLDYAFSLLGGSIKRGFVPDVVTYSTLIKGLLSQDRPVEAEHLFRKLILFNEVQPNVVTYSIIIDGLCKTSNTLMAVKLFRNMGKKGCIPDTVTYSTLIDALCKDRHVDQALCLLSQMNHKGISPNVVTYSSLIQGLCNFGRWEDAIRLLGEMNARNISPDLHTYCILIDACCKEGKVKDAKSVMELMIQRGKCPDVVTYNSLMDGYCLRGEIDEALEVLKTMRGKGILPNSCTYNILINGCCKKMEVDRAISLLKQMPLEGLVPTIETFNTILQGFFYTGRVVEARKFLQERMLNEGCKLDIVTFRIILHGLCENHLVGEALSFFHTMECAGVHPDIVIYTILIDGLSKDGRLEKARTLFESLPSKGLRPDVKAYTVMIGAFCREGFLDEANELFAKMKDSICLPNGATYNTLIRGCFCNMKYSEASALIDEMHARGFSEDASTVSMLLVLLESKDQDPALLALRDPT
- the LOC141689831 gene encoding uncharacterized protein LOC141689831 isoform X1, whose product is MRFCLSCKSSSGIYLTPFLHSHSLHINPNHPKKPFIASLSNPNAQLQQLLYEKSKVGFDKLDDALFVFDKMLKMKPLLPALNFSQLLAGLVRMKEYSVGVSMFRDMCVLCVPVNIFTYNTVINCCCHLNRLDYAFSLLGGSIKRGFVPDVVTYSTLIKGLLSQDRPVEAEHLFRKLILFNEVQPNVVTYSIIIDGLCKTSNTLMAVKLFRNMGKKGCIPDTVTYSTLIDALCKDRHVDQALCLLSQMNHKGISPNVVTYSSLIQGLCNFGRWEDAIRLLGEMNARNISPDLHTYCILIDACCKEGKVKDAKSVMELMIQRGKCPDVVTYNSLMDGYCLRGEIDEALEVLKTMRGKGILPNSCTYNILINGCCKKMEVDRAISLLKQMPLEGLVPTIETFNTILQGFFYTGRVVEARKFLQERMLNEGCKLDIVTFRIILHGLCENHLVGEALSFFHTMECAGVHPDIVIYTILIDGLSKDGRLEKARTLFESLPSKGLRPDVKAYTVMIGAFCREGFLDEANELFAKMKDSICLPNGATYNTLIRGCFCNMKYSEASALIDEMHARGFSEDASTVSMLLVLLESKDQDPALLALPHVVAFKR
- the LOC141689831 gene encoding uncharacterized protein LOC141689831 isoform X3 → MLKMKPLLPALNFSQLLAGLVRMKEYSVGVSMFRDMCVLCVPVNIFTYNTVINCCCHLNRLDYAFSLLGGSIKRGFVPDVVTYSTLIKGLLSQDRPVEAEHLFRKLILFNEVQPNVVTYSIIIDGLCKTSNTLMAVKLFRNMGKKGCIPDTVTYSTLIDALCKDRHVDQALCLLSQMNHKGISPNVVTYSSLIQGLCNFGRWEDAIRLLGEMNARNISPDLHTYCILIDACCKEGKVKDAKSVMELMIQRGKCPDVVTYNSLMDGYCLRGEIDEALEVLKTMRGKGILPNSCTYNILINGCCKKMEVDRAISLLKQMPLEGLVPTIETFNTILQGFFYTGRVVEARKFLQERMLNEGCKLDIVTFRIILHGLCENHLVGEALSFFHTMECAGVHPDIVIYTILIDGLSKDGRLEKARTLFESLPSKGLRPDVKAYTVMIGAFCREGFLDEANELFAKMKDSICLPNGATYNTLIRGCFCNMKYSEASALIDEMHARGFSEDASTVSMLLVLLESKDQDPALLALPHVVAFKR